The stretch of DNA TGCCATCCATCGTGTCGCCTTCGAGCTCGATTCGTTGCCCTACCGATTCGAGGCGGCGGACTGCCCCTAAAGCCTTCTCGCCGGCGTCGGTACCACGGAAATTAGCTGCGACCTTCTTGTAGTAATTGAGGGCTTCGCTTTCCTTGTCCTCAAATTCCTTGCTGAGCGCCATTTGCAACCAAGCGCGAGCGGCTTCGGGGGTTCGCGGGTAGCGATCAACGAACCCATTCAATGCGTCGAGGTACCATTCTTGCACCTTGGCGAAATCAGCTTCGGGCGTTTGGCGAACAACGTATTCAGCGTTGATTGCTTCGTAATCAGCGTAAGCCTGCAGCATTTCGCTGTCTCCGGCTTGCTTGCGAGCAATACCGCGAAGGCGACCGACGCCATCGGGGTACTGCCCACTTTGAACTGCCACCGAAAGCGTGTCGACGAGCTGGCGAACCCATGTATCTCGCTCGGTTTCGTCGGGCGCTGCTGCGATCAGAGCTTCAATCACATCGGACCGCTGAGCGTGAAGCTTTTCGATATCGTCCTTTTGGTCAGTCGTCGAAAACTTTTGGTCAATCGCTTCGAGTTGCGAGACCAATCGCTGGGTTTGTTCGCCCATCGCTGAATCGCCGGCATTGCCTGGGCGAACGGCGCCGGGAGTAAAGAAATTGCCCGTGGTTTGAGCAATCGCTTCGCCATCGGCACTTAATGATGGCAGCTCGACCAAACGCCATGCATCGCCCACTTGGATCAGCGTTCCCACCATCAACTGACCGCTCTTTTCGTCCTGTTCGTACATCGCGACGGAATTTTCGTAGACCAATACATCCTTGGTCGATCCGTCGGTTCCCGCTGGCACCACACCTGGTTTTGAGGCGGCGAATTGAACCCATTTTGCATTCGGCCCGACCGCTTTTTGCCGCTTGGCGAGTTCGCGAAAATCCTTGGCCGCCCGCCCTGATTTAGCTGTGAGTTGGCCCGTCTTGGTGCGTCCCAATCCGAGCGATTTGATCTCCGATTCGTCGATCAATATCGCGGCAAATCGAGCCGGGGCGCTGTCCCGAAGGGAGGCAACAAGCTCGGCGGAAACCTCTTCGGCCGAGATCTGTTTCCAGCGATCGATGCGACCATCCTCGTCATCATCGAGTCCCCAACGACTGCCGCCGGTACCGAGCCAACGGTACTGGTCCGCTTTGTTGTCGTAGTCCTCGTCGATGTCGCGATAGACCTCAACGCCGTACTTGTAGTAACTCCAAAGGTCAATTTTGCTGTCCCCGTTGGTGTCAGCAAAACGGCGTAACATCGAGCCATCCGGCCCAACCACAACCCAACCGGACGTGTTTTTTTCGTCGATGTTTTGCACCACGCATCGTTTTGCATCGGCACTGGAAACCTTTTCGTAGTCCACGTCGGCCTGGACGGGTTCTAATTTCAAGGCCGTTTCCGCACTCGGTGTGGCAGCGTGGGCGGTTGAATAGGTGAGTGTTGCAACAGCGATCGCCGTCAAAAGACTGCGTGAAAAGCGGCCTCGACGCGAGGCGGGTGCCAGTGAAGTGTCGTCGTACTGTGAATTCAAATGATCCGTCATCAGGCTTCAGGGTCCAGTGATTAAGTGAGGTGGGGAGCAAAGGGAAGGCAGTTATCGATTGCCAATTCACAATTCGCCCATTCATGATTTGCTTGCGAGTTTCATTGTGGCGAACCTTGCCTTCCAAGCAAATGTCGATTTTTATGGGGTGCAGAAAACGCGATCAATTGCCGATAAGTCATCTTCGCCCGGTCCACTGATCGTTAACATCGGTGTACCAAGGCAACGGTTTTTTGGCGACGAAGCGAAAAATGTGGCTTGGCTTCCCTTTACAGCGAACCAAGTTTTCGTAAGATTCGTCGCTCTGATTTGAGCCGAGGATGGCAAACGCCCATTCGCGGAGATCAAGTTGGGGCGTATAGCTCAGTTGGTTAGAGCGCGTCGCTGATAACGACGAGGTCCCAGATTCGAGTTCTGGTACGCCCATTAAAGGAAACATGGCTGAGGTTTCAGCAAACAGGTCTTTCCCTGTTGCCTGAAAACTGTATCCTGTCGCCTTACCTTCGGGGGTATAGCTCAGTTGGGAGAGCGCCTGCTTTGCAAGCAGGATGTCGTCGGTTCAAGTCCGTCTACCTCCACTTTAAGTCTCGCACCTGTCGCATGGTGCGAGCGAAAAAGTAGGCACCAAACATTTGGTGCTTTTCTTTTTGGAAATGTCGCGATTGGTTCTTGCGGAAGCCGCTCCAATTTGCAATGTTTCGCGACCCGAGAAAACGACGTGAAGAATTCACGATAACTTCTCGGGGGCCGGAAGTCTCATCTCCGAATTCGGAATCATGAGGCTCCCAAGAAGAGGTTAAGAAAGTTTTTGACTTTCTTGTGAAGACTCGGTTGACGGCCTTGAACGCCGACTGTATTCTTCGCCTCCCACTTGGGAAAAACGTCACGCAGGTGACCGAATGTGTCTCTCGCTCAGTCAGAGCAAATGAGATGCCTTCGGCTGCTTACGAGCGGCGTCCTGAGTCCTCCCGGATAACCTTCGGCGGCTCAGAACTGATATTTTACAATTTGGTTGTTTGGTAATTGGCATCTGAATAAAGAGCAACGCAGCTCTGATCGGATGAGTCATCGCTTCGGTGGTGTGCTTGTTTGTGAAGAGGTGTCTTGCAAGTTCTTTAGAAGCGTCGCCAGCGAAGTTTGTTTCGCATTGTTTGCCAGAGTGGATTCGTTTGCTTCGGTGAGTTTTGTGAAGTGGATGGTTGTTGGTGATTTGAATTCGAATCAAGGATTCTGTGCGAGTTGTCGATCGCGATCTTCCCTGCAGCTTGCTGTTGGGTTTTGAAGAGATTGGCAACGAATGTGATATCGTTAGTAACTAACTGATTGAAGTTCATGATTCAGGTTGAATGGCTGGCTTTGGTTTTCCAAGGTGAGTTGTTTTGTCTGAGTTCGGGATTTCGACGGCCAAGTTACCAAGGGCACATGGGGGATGTCTTGGCATTAAGAGAATGAAGGGCGTGGAAGTCTGCGAAATGCCTGGGGGAGCTGACAAACAAGCAATGATCCCGGGGTTCCCAACTGCTGCCGACTGAATACATAGGTCGGTTAGTAACAACCTGGTGAACTGAAACATCTAAGTAACCAGAGGAAGAGAAAGAAAAATCGATTCCGTTAGTAGCGGCGAGCGAAAGCGGAAGAGCCCAAACCGCGGAGGTTTCCTCTGCGGGGTTGTAGGACTCCAATATCTGATTGTGAATGGCTAGCAGAAGATTCTGGAAAGTTTCGTCATAGAGGGTGACAATCCCGTATGCGAAAGTTTATTCACACGGTAGGAGCACCTGAGTAGGTCTGGTCACGTGAAACCCAGACTGAATCTACGGGGACCATCCCGTAAGGCTAAATACTCCTTAATGACCGATAGCGTACCAGTAGCGTGAGTGAATGGTGAGAAGAACCCCTGCTAGGGGAGGAATGTGAACCTGAAACCATGTGCCTACAAGCGGTCGGAGCTCTATGGGTACTTGTACCAATGAGTGACGGCGTGCCTTTTGCATAATGATCCGGCGAGTTGTGGTATGCGGCTTGGTTAAGTTCTTACGGAACGTAGCCCAAGGGAAACCGAGTCTTAATAGGGCGAATACGTCGTATGCTGCAGACGCGAAAGCTGTGTGATCTACCCATGAGCAGGTTGAAGCGCGGGTTAAACTGCGTGGAGGACCGAACCCACTTAGGTTGAAAACTGAGGGGATGACTTGTGGGGAGGACTGAAAGTGTAATCAAACCAGCAGATAGCTCGTTCTCTCCGAAATATCTTGAGGGATAGCGTCGAGTTAACTATGCACCGGGGGTAGAGAGACTGAATCGGATGGGGGCCCTTCCCGGGGTACCCCACCGAACCAAACTCCGAATACCGGTGTAACTACCTCGGCAGTCAGTCCCTGGGGGATAAGCTCCAGGGTCGAGAGGGAAACAACCCAGATCGCCTGCTAAGGTCCCGAAGGACCACTTAGTCACTAAGGAAGTTGAAATGCTGTGACAGCTGGGATGTTGGCTTAGAAGCAGCCACCATTTAAAAAGTGCGTAACAGCTTACCAGTCGAGCATTTCTGCGCCGATAATGAACGGGAGTAAGTGGTACACCGAAGCAGCGGATTGTAGATTTATCTACAGTGGTAGGAGAGCGCCGATAGACATATACAAGCCATACGGTAACGAGTGGTGTCGGGTCTATCGGGTGATTATGCCGGAATGAGTAACGATAAAACAGGTGAGAATCCTGTTCGCCGAAAGCCTAAGGTTTCCTGGGGAAGGCAATTCCGCCCAGGGTTAGCCGGTACCTTACCCGAGGCCGAAGGGCGTAGGGGATGGATAGAAGGTCAATATTCCTTCGCCGGTTGTGTATACGATGTGGGGACGGCGTCCAGAAAGTGAGCGGTACGATTAGAAATGTCCGTAGCGAACGCTGAGGCATGGAGGGTTAAAATACTCCTGTCCGCCAAGGCATAGCTCGAGAGCATCTAAGTTCTCGAAGTCATTGGAAGGACGTCCAAGAAAAGCCACTAGTTTAAGCAACTGACCGTACTAAAACTGACACAGGTAGGCGAGATGAGAATTCTAAGGCGCTCGGGAGAACGGTGGTTAAGGAACTCTGCAAAATGGCCCCGTAAGTTCGCGATAAGGGGCGCCTCTTTTGGTTTACGCTGAGAGAGGCCACAGAAAATCGGCTCTAACGACTGTTTATCAAAAACACAGGTCTCTGCTAACACGCAAGTGGATGTATAGAGACTGACGCCTGCCCGGTGTTGGTAGGTTAAGGAAGACGGTTAGCGTAAGCGAAGCTGGCGACCGAAGCCCCAATAAACGGCGGCCCTAACTATGAGGGTCCTAAGGTAGCGAAGTTCCTTGTCGGGTAAGTTCCGACCTGCATGAAAGGCGTAACGATTTGAGCACTGTCTCAACCACCGACCCGGTGAAATTGTAGTTGTGGTGAAGATGCCACATACCCGCGGTTAGACGGAAAGACCCCGTGAACCTTTACTGTAGGCTGCTATTGGGTTGAGTCATGTTCTGTGTAGGATAGCTGGGAGACTTTGAGATCGGCACGCTAGTGTCGAAGGAGTCGTTGTTGAAATACCAGCCTGGTCATGATTTAATTCTAACTTTGATCCCCTGAATCGGGGCAAAGAACAGTGGCAGTCGGGCAGTTTGACTGGGGCGGTCTCCTCCCAAAGAGTAACGGAGGAGTGCAATGGTACACTCAGCATGGTCGGTAATCATGCGTAGAGCGTAAAGGTATAAGTGTGCTTGACTGCGAGACCCATAAGTCGAGCAGGTACGAAAGTAGGTCTTAGTGATCCGGTAATCCCGAATGGAAGGGTTATCGCTCATCAGATAAAAGGTACTCCGGGGATAACAGGCTTATCGCATCCGAGCGTCCACAGCGGCGATGCGGTTTGGCACCTCGATGTCGGCTCATCACATCCTGGGGGTGTAGAAGCTCCCAAGGGTTTGGCTGTTCGCCAATGAAAGTGGTACGTGAGCTGGGTTCAGACCGTCGTGAGACAGGTCGGTCCCTATCTGCCGTGGGCGTTCAAAACTTGAAGAGGTTCAACTTTAGTACGAGAGGATTTAGTTGGACGAAGCTCTGGTGTACCAGTTGTCGCGCTAGCGGCACGGCTGGATAGCTAACTTCGGAAAGGATAAACGCTGAAAGCATCTAAGCGTGAAGCCCGCTCTGAGATTAGGTTTTGTAAGTCATTGCGACGAAAGCCCCCAAGAAGACGACTTGGTTGATAGGCTGGACGTGTAAGCACGGTAACGTGTTAAGCTAACCAGTACTAACGGGCGAAGATTTGGCCGTCGATATCCCGCACTCTGACAGCTCCTTTATTGGAGTTTCCTTGTCGAGTTCAGATTAAGACGCGTCTAAAAGATTGAGATTCAGTAACCGCATCACACTGTCTTCGGACTTGTGTGCTACCAATTACCAAGCAACACGGCTTGCCAGTGGTGAAATACCTGCTGGCAAGTCTTTCCGGCGACCATATCGCAAAGGTTCTACCTGTTCCCATCCCGAACACAGAAGTCAAGCTTTGTGAGCCGATGATAGTGCCCACCAGCGTGAAAGTAGGTATTGCCGGATTTTTAAAGACCCCTTTGTCGTAGCCGACAAAGGGGTTTTTTTTTGGACTGAACTGAACAGTCTGTTTATTGACCAGCGCCCATTCAACAGTGCTGCCACACCCCCATTTACCCAGCAAGAATAGTATGTCCGATCTCAATCATGGTCCCGCCGATGATCTCGAAGTTGCCTCCCCTGGTGCAATCGATGATTCTGCATCAAGCGATTTCCAAACCACTGAATCGGGTTTGATGTATCGCATTCTTCGCGAAGGAGACGATCAAAACCCTTCGGAAAGTGATCGCGTCGAGGTGCATTACAAAGGTTGGCTCGATGACGAATCAATCTTCGACAGTTCTTACCGTCGCGGCGAAACGATTGCGTTCCCTCTCAATGGTGTGATTCCCGGTTGGACAGAAGGAATGCAGCTCGTTGGAAAGGGTGGAATGATCGAATTGCAGATCCCTTCGAGTCTAGGTTATGGACCTCGCGGAATGCCTCCAGTCATACCAGGCGGTGCTCAACTTCATTTCCTCGTTGAGTTAATTGATATTCACTAACAGGTTTTAGAAATCCAAGTGTTACCATCACGCTGCTGCCGATCGGGCAAGCGCTGAGATTAATTGGAATGAGACTTTTCGGTTTATACTGAGTTGATACTCTGCCGACCGCTTGTGTCTCTTTCTTGAATAACCGCTGCTATGGCTTCTAGTAAACGAACGAAGAAACGCAGGGCTGCATCTTCGTCCAGTCTTGAGCCGACGCGTGAAGAAGGGATCGGCGTTCCAGGTGCTAGGCGTGATCGAACAACGTTGTTGGTGCGTTGGCACTTTGTTGTAGGCCTGTCAGTTTTTGCGTTACTTGCAGCCTTGTTGCTTTGGCGATCTTTTTTTGCGGAGCAGCCACCATCCGACCTGACCCGTTGGCAGGCTCGACTGACTTCTAACCCACAACCGCCAGGAATTATTGCGTCGGAATCCAACGGCGACGATGGGAAGTCTGCTTTGCAGGGATCGTTCGCTGATTACGTCGGCATGCAATCGTGCAAAGATTGCCACCCCGATCAATACGCTTCTTACCAGACGACGACGCACGCAAAGTCATTCAGAACCACGAGTGCAGTCAGTGAACCAGCAAACGGAAAATTGTTTCACGAACCTTCCAACCGTGTCTACGAATCATGGTCGAAGGATGACGAACTGGTTCATCGCGAGGTTATCTTAGGCAACGAAGGAAAACCCGTTTCTAAAGTTGACCGAGCCATCAACTTTACCGTTGGATCGGGAACCCACGCGCATACCTACCTCTGTGTCGAAGACGGATTTTTAGTGGAATCGCCCATCACTTGGTATGCGGGCGGCGAAGGTTGGGGAATGTCACCTGGCTACGATCACGGTTCGCAAGCTTCGTTCACTCGACAAGTCGAAGGGAGTTGTTTGTTTTGCCATGTCGGAATGATCAAGACCTCTGAAGATAATTCCG from Rubripirellula amarantea encodes:
- a CDS encoding TlpA disulfide reductase family protein; amino-acid sequence: MTDHLNSQYDDTSLAPASRRGRFSRSLLTAIAVATLTYSTAHAATPSAETALKLEPVQADVDYEKVSSADAKRCVVQNIDEKNTSGWVVVGPDGSMLRRFADTNGDSKIDLWSYYKYGVEVYRDIDEDYDNKADQYRWLGTGGSRWGLDDDEDGRIDRWKQISAEEVSAELVASLRDSAPARFAAILIDESEIKSLGLGRTKTGQLTAKSGRAAKDFRELAKRQKAVGPNAKWVQFAASKPGVVPAGTDGSTKDVLVYENSVAMYEQDEKSGQLMVGTLIQVGDAWRLVELPSLSADGEAIAQTTGNFFTPGAVRPGNAGDSAMGEQTQRLVSQLEAIDQKFSTTDQKDDIEKLHAQRSDVIEALIAAAPDETERDTWVRQLVDTLSVAVQSGQYPDGVGRLRGIARKQAGDSEMLQAYADYEAINAEYVVRQTPEADFAKVQEWYLDALNGFVDRYPRTPEAARAWLQMALSKEFEDKESEALNYYKKVAANFRGTDAGEKALGAVRRLESVGQRIELEGDTMDGKTFKLSALRGKPVVIHYWATWCEPCKQDMKLLRRLQASYKRAGLQIVGVNVDGTRETASEFLKESSLPWVQLFEPGGLEDSGLAKSLGVQTLPTTLLIDAAGKVVRHNVRADELPNEIDEMLKKK
- a CDS encoding FKBP-type peptidyl-prolyl cis-trans isomerase, which produces MSDLNHGPADDLEVASPGAIDDSASSDFQTTESGLMYRILREGDDQNPSESDRVEVHYKGWLDDESIFDSSYRRGETIAFPLNGVIPGWTEGMQLVGKGGMIELQIPSSLGYGPRGMPPVIPGGAQLHFLVELIDIH